Genomic segment of Nilaparvata lugens isolate BPH chromosome 6, ASM1435652v1, whole genome shotgun sequence:
GATATCAACGagtaaaatattaaaatcaacAGTGCCGTGCTAGTATTTTATTGTGCTACATTTACTTCGGTCTTTGGTTGTTATCCACAGCAAAAAGGAGcttcaataaaatactattATTGATATAGCATTTATgacattgaaattttcaaattttattacatTGATACGGgttgtattatattttataattatagtgttttgtaaaataaataaatgaaacttTAACAGAATTGAACAGGAGAAtggaacttgaaatattattattgatatatcaTTCATCACATTGAAATTACTAAATTCTATAACATTGATACGTTAACCTAATTATACATTTAGCTGATTAGAATGATTTTTGGCTCTGATCACTTCACCTCTTCGAATACCAAGATCTCTTACAAAATTGTAAATCACCTCTTTGAATTCAAAATCCacaaaattcttttttttttgtgttgacAACAATCTCATTATAGTGAGTTTTATATTGAACTTTCAGCATTGAATGgctaatatattattcataaagACTCTTTCCTATTACTACAGCGCTGCAACATGAGATCTAATTACGGGAACTAGTGGAAATGGAAACGGTCTACAACATTGAAATATGGCAGTTTCTTCGCAACAAATGCGAAATGCACCAGACCAATGTGCCGCAGCGGTTTTGTATTTCACAAGAGGTGCGCAATATTGATTACTCATCTCTTTTCTTCTCAAACTTACCTTTCTTATGACCAAATATAGAAAAATTCTGATTACAAGCTTTAGATCAACACCCCCAAATACTATAAACGTAAGTCAgattttcgaaaatacccaaaaataaaGGAGTTTTGGTTACTTTCATATATTTTATAGTGCTCAAAGTAACTAGAGCTATATTGAAAGTTAGCTTCAacgatgtaataataaataataatagatgcgttgaaataataatagaactTAAATTCTTGAACTAAaaattttcacttatttttcCTGGTAAAAAGGTGGGTTTGTCGATATCTATTGTCAACGTTGTAACATTCATCCATTCAGGATATTATGTTATAATTTATGTTCAAATTATGTTATAATTTGATTGTTATATTGACATACAGTACCTAGTTAATAATGGTCTATAATGTTTCTAAGgtctattcaaaattcaaattctttattttctgcataaatacaataacaagAAATGTCTGTATATCGCAGTCGTCATAAGTACAAATATATACACATAGGTAACATGTTTTTTGTATTTAGTTAACATAATAAAAGATCAGAAAAAGTCAGCCAGACAAAAACTCATTCAACGAGTAAAACTCTCCTTCTACAACAAACTTTTTTTCAACAAAGCATCATTATTAATCGACTTCAAGCTATctggtaatttattataaattttaataccaGTGACATTTATATCCCCTTCAGACAGGGCAAGACGATGTTGGGGAAGTAGCAAATTATGACCATGTCTTGTAGAATAATTGTGACTAGCGCCTACAGTTGTAAAACGATCACCATTccttcttatatatatatatattatatatatatatataatatatatatatatatatatatatataatatatatatatataacagacCGATAAACGAGAAGACCATAAAATGTCATAATGCCAAGTCTGCTAAAAGTCCCTCTACATGTATGATATACTGGAAGGCCTTCTACAATTCGGATAGCACGCTTTTGTATCTTGAACACCTCATTGGAATGGGATGAGAACCCCCAAGCTATAATGGTTTCATTGGCAAGGAGTGAGTAAAAATGGACACACTTATTGTGACATTCActgcacacagggacaatagtaGCTTCTACTGATATGTACTTTTGACTTGCAGACATTTCCGATTCTGTATTCCCGCAGCAGCTAGTGGAAGCTACTACTGTCCCTGTGTGCAGCGTGCTTAtgaaataacatcaatgctttccatACAACAAATGATGTATGTTTTCACCtgtattgtatctattgtctatgaataaatgaaatgaaatgatgacagtttgaagtgaatcgcACCGTAGAGTTGCACACTCCTAAAGTCAAATCATTGACGTCTCTCTGACCGCACTGTAGACGAGTTACGTTGTCCAGTCCTTCCCCCTCCCCCAGCTCCCGCTCCATCACCCCTCGATCCCGATTTCGACTTGTTGACGGCCGACAGAGGCACCTGCGCGGTCAGCTGTGGCGGCTCGTTACTGTACCGGCTGCCACTGTTCTTAACCGCGCTCGATTGATTTTGTGTCGGTTGATGTGAGGTTACCGTCGCTGCCGGGACCGAAGTGGGGGTTAACAATGATGGGGGCCGCCTCCCCCCAGCCCCATTCCCGCCGTTGGGGGGTCCACTAGACCCCCCTGACCCACCCATCAAACAAGGGTTGGGTTCGCTCATGTTGAGCTGTTCGTTGAAAACCATACAGAACTCGCCGATTTTGTTCAAATCGCCATTTTTGCCGGGGTAGAGTGTGAGACATGCGCGCCAAATTGACGCGTAGCCTTTGGTCATGCGCACTATGTCACCTGGCATCAACAGTTTGCCAGGCTCATCCCACAATGACATGTTGATGCAGGCTGTGGCGTCGGCCACCTTCAACGTCCGCACTTCCCGGTTGTCCTTCAATAAAGTCGGATTTCCCACTTCCAAAACTATGAACGTCAGATTCACGTTTTTCGAGTCGGGTCGTATATCTTTTATGTACATCGGCTCCATTTTCTTCTCCCACTTAAAACTTCCAATCTACGTGCAGAAAACACCTgtaaagataataatttatctgaGTACCAATGATTAGCATTAAGAGGACTTTATTTACAAATAtagatacataattataatacacatTAAATGCAAGAGATTGCTTGAATCAAATAAAACCTTAAAAGTGTTAGATTGCGTGAatcaaatgaaaccttgaaagtatatattatttattttggaaaTTAAGTGAAACTcacattatttatcatttttgacaTAGTCTCGTTGCAGTTTTATGCAAGTGTTGGACCGCTTTGGAAGCGCATGGATACCACGTTTGAAGAACTCTTTTGGTTGTGCCTGTAGCCACTCGTGCACCACGGTTTTCACTTTTTCatcactttggaaatgcttgtctTCCATTGCATCTTTAAGCTTTCCAAACACATGAAAGTCATTGGGGGCGAGATTTGGAGAATAAGGTGGGTGAATAAGgcattcaaattttatattctGGATAGTTTGAAGAGAGAGACGGGCTGTATGTGGTCGGGCGTTGTCATGCTGTAACAACACAGCTGAAGTGAGATGTCCTCGACGTTTACTCCCGATTGCTGGCCTGAAGTTGATTTTTTAAGAGATTAGGATAAGAATTAATGTTTACTTTCATTCCCCTGTCAATGTAATGCTCCAAAATTACTCCGTTTACATCCCAGAAGAGAGTCAGCATGATTTTTTCTGCTGATCGCTGAGTTCGGAATTTTTTGATTTTGGCGATGAGCTATGGCGCCATtcctttttttttgtttctggTTGATACTAATATTTGTTTCTGGACTAACATGAATCAACATACTGTACTGTCATCATGTGATGAATTTCCATTGGTTTGACACCTTCACTGCTCAAGAAACGAATGTCTGATCGCTGATCTAATTCGGTGCATATTGATAATGGGGCGACCATATTGTAACTGAAGTCACCGCTAGATGGGTGTAGCAAGGTCACTGATGCACCTGGTGGTCATTGTGTGAGCTTCAACAAACATCCCTGCCAACTACCGGATCAATCCTACAACGTCTCGGAACTTTACATCACttttaaggttttcatttgattcaccctCGTATAATCCTAATTATGATACCCTACTATAATATGTGTTGGGATGAAGTTAATccattattgatttttgatttaagatacataacttattatatctggaatatttattcaatataatgaGTTTAAAACTTGTGATTTTTTTGTGAGTATGATGATAGTTGGTGTTTTGAAGTTTGTCGCGGATGTAATTGCTCTGCCTCTATCTCATGTGCTCAATATAATTCTGCGTCACGGCTGTTTTTCTGATGCCCTGAAGTTATGCCGCACGATTCCTGCCTTCAAAAAGGTTACCCTAAGTCTATAAACAACTATAGACATAATATATGAATGATTCCTGTATTGGGTAAGGTGTTGGAGACCCTAATGAAGGAACAGCTTGTGTTCCACTTCGAGAGAAATCAGTCCTACTTGAAATCAGTCCTTACTTCCAGTCCTACTTGACTGGAAGAAAGCAGTGTACCTTCTTAAATTATTACTTAAATAGTTCCTAATGATTAAGTTATTCTGAAAAAACATGAATAAGTCATAGACTTTTGGGATGTGTTGAGAATTAAGAAAATTGGAAATAGAATGAACAATCCTTACTCACCTGATGAAATAACATTTATTCAGCAGCATTTGTTAAGGTTTAAAGTGATTTATGAAATGAATTTCAGGAACTGAAACAGAAtttctgaattgaaaaataaaaaatgggtAAAATTGCCGCACCAGCCCAACatcttttattaaaaaaaattatgggTTCATAGAACTCATTTGGTtatcctaaaattgaaaattatactaCATTAGAGTGATTGTAGCTTTTATTTCAGGGAATAAAATTAGAGTTTCAATCATAGGCTAAATATTAGCCTATCAGgcaagattttgaaaaaaaatcgaataTTGTATCctcatttttaaatgaataatttaatattaccaCAGACAACACGATGTGATATTACTATTTttaataactgagataacagggGGAGCACACCGGCTAGAGCTTAGCCAATTTGTTTTGAAAGCAAATAAACTTTTACATTTTTGACTTACCTCTAACGTTTGAGAAAATTTATACCACAAAAaacttcataatattattattattcatgatcaaTATGATCAATGATTACCCAAAGTTGGTTATGGaaaatgatgattttttataaaataaaagcagAAACAGATCCCAGTCAGCTGAGCAAAAAACCATTGAGAGCAGAATTGAAACAGCTGATTAGAATTGGTAACAACATCAGCTGTTCGTGTTCACTAACGTCTTCGTGCTTGTCTTCTGAAGTTTAGGTTCGAGCGGTTGTGCTAaacagtatttttaaatttagttaAATggatattatttgaatgtaatatGGCTTACAACTTTAAAGATAAAGAAGAGGTGGAACTTTTCCTAAAAAACTTGGGTATAGAATATAGGTTTGGATGCTTCTCCGAAAAAAAACCAGAAGGTGAGTGGATTTTTAGGTTAACTTGTAGCATCACAGACACAAATTTGTTTATTTGATCTATGGTAGCATGTATTAAAATATACaagttgattaaataaattaaaatgttactttttttatttgtaaattgggtcatgtaaataaaaatagttttaatCCAGATACAAGCAaggaatattttgaatgatttttagGTTAACCGGTTCTTATCGTGTCCTCTGAgcattataaaattttgttttaaattttcaaatatattctcataaactttaaaaaaatgaaaaatactgagGTTGGTTCTAGTTTTTTATTGTTAACATTTGAATAGCCTAGATTTTTTTAGATTCTTAGGCTAATTtttattactatagtgaggtccatgttaaaATGACAGagattgattagcaatggtattgctatccttgtttatcatttaacaaagcggatagcgctatctctttctcgctttgctctgttgccagatcgtcttttaacaatgtaaaattattaattaattaacaaa
This window contains:
- the LOC111050485 gene encoding SOSS complex subunit B homolog; translation: MEPMYIKDIRPDSKNVNLTFIVLEVGNPTLLKDNREVRTLKVADATACINMSLWDEPGKLLMPGDIVRMTKGYASIWRACLTLYPGKNGDLNKIGEFCMVFNEQLNMSEPNPCLMGGSGGSSGPPNGGNGAGGRRPPSLLTPTSVPAATVTSHQPTQNQSSAVKNSGSRYSNEPPQLTAQVPLSAVNKSKSGSRGDGAGAGGGGRTGQRNSSTVRSERRQ